In Brassica rapa cultivar Chiifu-401-42 chromosome A06, CAAS_Brap_v3.01, whole genome shotgun sequence, a single window of DNA contains:
- the LOC103874989 gene encoding BTB/POZ domain-containing protein At5g48800 — MDKHHPHLLLQHHQHLHHHQKLSLAKSSRQSCSEWIFRDVPSDITIEVNGGNFALHKFPLVSRSGRIRRIVAEHRDSDISKVELLNLPGGAETFELAAKFCYGINFEITSSNVAQLLCVSDYLEMTEEYSKDNLASRTEEYLDSIVCKSLEMCVQVLKQSENLLPLADELSIVTRCIDAIASKACAEQIASSFSRLEYSSSGRLHMSKQAKGNDGGGGDWWIEDLSVLRIDLYQRVMNAMKCRGVRPESIGASLVSYAERELTKTGHQEHEQAIVETIVALLPVEKLVVPISFLFGLLRRAVMLDASVSCRLDLERRIGSQLDMATLDDLLIPSFRHSGDTLFEIDTVHRILVNFSQQGGDDSEDEESVFECGDDSSPHTPSQSAMFKVAKLVDSYLAEIAPDANLDLPKFLLIAEALPLHARTLHDGLYRAIDLYLKAHQGLSDSDKKKLSKLIDFQKLSQEAGAHAAQNERLPLQSIVQVLYFEQLKLRSSLCTSYSDEETKPKQQQQQSWRINSGALSAAMSPKDNYASLRRENRELKLELARLRMRLNDLEKEHICMKRDMQRSHSRKFMSSFSKKMGKLSFFGGHHGSSRGSSSPSKQSFRTDSKAMERTCASMD, encoded by the exons GATCTTTCGAGACGTTCCAAGTGATATAACCATTGAAGTAAACGGAGGAAACTTTGCTCTTCACAAG TTCCCTCTAGTCTCCAGAAGTGGAAGAATCCGTAGAATCGTCGCGGAACACAGAGACTCAGACATCTCCAAAGTGGAGCTTCTCAACCTCCCAGGAGGAGCAGAGACATTCGAGCTAGCAGCCAAGTTCTGCTACGGGATCAACTTCGAGATCACCTCATCAAACGTCGCGCAGCTCTTATGCGTCTCTGACTACCTCGAGATGACAGAGGAGTACTCCAAAGACAACTTGGCTTCGAGAACAGAGGAGTATCTCGACAGCATTGTCTGCAAGAGCCTCGAGATGTGCGTCCAAGTCTTGAAACAGTCGGAGAATCTCCTCCCTCTGGCAGACGAGCTCAGCATCGTAACCAGATGCATAGACGCCATCGCATCAAAGGCCTGCGCCGAGCAGATCGCCTCGAGCTTCTCGAGGTTGGAGTATAGCAGCTCGGGGAGGCTTCACATGAGCAAGCAAGCTAAAGGTAAcgatggaggaggaggagactgGTGGATTGAGGATCTTTCGGTTCTTAGGATTGATTTGTATCAGAGAGTGATGAACGCTATGAAGTGCCGCGGCGTGCGTCCGGAGAGTATAGGAGCTTCTTTGGTGAGTTACGCGGAGAGAGAGCTGACAAAGACAGGACATCAAGAACATGAACAAGCCATTGTTGAGACGATCGTTGCTCTTCTCCCAGTTGAGAAACTCGTTGTCCCTATAAGTTTCCTCTTCGGGTTGCTTAGAAGAGCGGTGATGCTCGATGCTTCGGTGTCATGCAGGCTTGATCTAGAGAGGAGGATTGGTTCTCAGCTTGACATGGCGACGTTAGACGATCTCTTGATCCCTTCTTTTCGTCACTCCGGAGATACTTTGTTTGAGATTGATACGGTTCACAGAATCTTGGTGAACTTCTCGCAGCAAGGAGGTGATGATAGTGAGGATGAAGAGTCTGTGTTTGAATGTGGTGATGATAGTAGTCCGCATACGCCTTCTCAAAGCGCAATGTTTAAAGTTGCGAAGCTTGTAGATAGTTACCTCGCTGAGATTGCTCCTGATGCTAACCTTGACCTTCCCAAGTTCTTGCTCATTGCGGAAGCTTTGCCGCTTCATGCTCGCACGCTTCATGATGGGTTGTACCGTGCCATTGATCTCTATCTTAAG GCACATCAAGGGTTGTCTGATTCAGacaagaagaagctgtctaAACTTATAGACTTCCAGAAACTCTCGCAAGAGGCAGGAGCACACGCTGCGCAGAACGAGCGGCTTCCTCTGCAGTCCATAGTTCAGGTTCTCTACTTTGAGCAGCTTAAGCTCAGAAGCTCCTTGTGCACTTCTTACTCAGACGAAGAGACAAAGCcaaagcagcagcagcaacagtcATGGAGAATCAACAGCGGAGCTCTCAGCGCAGCGATGTCCCCCAAAGACAACTACGCGTCTCTGAGGAGAGAAAACAGGGAGCTGAAGCTCGAGTTAGCTAGGCTGAGGATGAGGCTCAACGATCTGGAGAAGGAGCATATCTGCATGAAGAGAGATATGCAGAGGTCTCATTCGAGAAAATTCATGAGCAGTTTCTCAAAGAAGATGGGGAAGCTTAGCTTCTTTGGGGGGCATCATGGCTCATCAAGAGGATCAAGCTCTCCATCGAAGCAGTCTTTCAGAACTGATTCAAAGGCGATGGAGAGAACATGCGCAAGCATGGATTAG